One Brachybacterium kimchii genomic window carries:
- a CDS encoding carbohydrate ABC transporter permease, producing MPSEPEGRREGGARRRSHPFRPNGFLWILPALVVSGGIVYFCIGYNAWASTLDWNGISPHPEGVGTENFRRALQDPIFWGSIRHTIVYFVVTFLGQTILGVLLAALLHSRVRFAALYKVIVFVPVVLAPAIMAPVFRILFAGDGPVNTVLESVGLGFISQPWLAQSGTALLVLMIMQIWQTTGISFILYYSAMGQIESETLEAARIDGAGNLRMLWNIILPGMRGTVVALAMLTAIASLKLFDIPFLVTQGGPNYATEFLGTYIYRQAVPFGDVGYASALSILLLVLAIAMAALLNSGNREKKRTR from the coding sequence ATGCCATCGGAACCCGAGGGCCGGAGGGAAGGCGGTGCCCGCCGCCGATCCCATCCGTTCCGGCCGAACGGCTTCCTCTGGATCCTCCCCGCCCTCGTGGTATCGGGCGGAATCGTGTACTTCTGCATCGGCTACAACGCCTGGGCATCGACGCTCGACTGGAACGGCATCAGCCCGCATCCGGAAGGTGTGGGCACGGAGAACTTCCGCCGCGCGCTGCAGGACCCCATCTTCTGGGGGTCGATCCGGCACACCATCGTCTACTTCGTCGTCACCTTCCTGGGTCAGACGATCCTCGGGGTTCTTCTTGCGGCACTCCTGCACTCGCGTGTCCGCTTCGCGGCCCTCTACAAGGTGATCGTGTTCGTTCCCGTGGTCCTCGCCCCGGCGATCATGGCGCCCGTGTTCCGGATCCTGTTCGCCGGGGACGGGCCGGTGAACACGGTCCTCGAGTCCGTGGGCCTGGGGTTCATCTCCCAACCCTGGCTCGCCCAGTCCGGGACGGCGCTGCTGGTCCTGATGATCATGCAGATCTGGCAGACGACCGGGATCTCCTTCATCCTCTACTACTCCGCGATGGGGCAGATCGAGTCCGAGACGCTCGAGGCGGCTCGCATCGACGGCGCCGGAAATCTCCGGATGCTGTGGAACATCATCCTTCCCGGCATGCGGGGGACCGTGGTCGCTCTCGCGATGCTCACCGCGATCGCCTCCCTCAAGCTGTTCGACATCCCCTTCCTGGTCACGCAGGGAGGACCGAACTATGCGACGGAGTTCCTGGGCACGTACATCTACCGGCAGGCCGTGCCGTTCGGCGACGTGGGGTACGCCTCTGCGCTCTCGATCCTCCTGCTGGTGCTGGCCATCGCCATGGCGGCGCTGCTGAACTCCGGCAACCGCGAGAAGAAGAGGACCCGCTGA
- a CDS encoding carbohydrate ABC transporter permease, which translates to MLEARTRLGRLGLQALVTVLVIPFLIPLIAMIQGSLQGIGWRNYLVVLSLPQLPLFFRNSLIIAGLTILLVYLCTMLASFGFAKLHIHGKEFFFWLLLAALTLPEIVLVTPLFVTASVTNIYNTYWAVVLPLAALQIPFAVLLTRTFIAGIPDALVEAARIDGASTFQAFKHVVLPLTRPIAAAIIVLTLVGTWNSYLLPLLFLQDASSQVVTQVPSFYQGQYNDDQTKILASAVITGIPGIVAYLCLQRQFERGLSAGAVK; encoded by the coding sequence ATGCTCGAAGCACGCACGCGCCTCGGCAGGCTCGGCCTGCAGGCTCTGGTCACGGTCCTCGTCATCCCGTTCCTCATCCCGCTGATCGCGATGATCCAGGGATCGCTGCAGGGCATCGGATGGCGCAACTACCTCGTCGTGCTCTCCCTCCCGCAGCTGCCGCTGTTCTTCCGCAACAGCCTGATCATCGCGGGGCTCACGATCCTCCTCGTCTACCTCTGCACGATGCTCGCCTCCTTCGGCTTCGCCAAGCTGCACATCCACGGCAAGGAGTTCTTCTTCTGGCTGCTGCTCGCGGCCCTCACCCTCCCCGAGATCGTGCTGGTGACGCCTCTGTTCGTCACCGCGTCGGTCACGAACATCTACAACACCTACTGGGCCGTCGTGCTGCCGCTCGCGGCACTGCAGATCCCGTTCGCGGTGCTCCTCACCCGCACGTTCATCGCGGGCATCCCGGACGCCCTCGTGGAGGCCGCGCGGATCGACGGCGCCTCGACGTTCCAGGCGTTCAAGCACGTGGTTCTGCCGCTGACCCGTCCCATCGCCGCCGCGATCATCGTGCTCACGCTGGTGGGCACCTGGAACTCCTACCTGCTTCCCCTGCTGTTCCTGCAGGATGCGAGCTCACAGGTCGTCACGCAGGTTCCGAGTTTCTACCAGGGCCAGTACAACGACGACCAGACCAAGATCCTCGCCTCCGCCGTGATCACAGGCATCCCAGGGATCGTCGCCTATCTCTGCCTGCAACGGCAGTTCGAGAGAGGCCTGTCGGCCGGTGCCGTGAAGTGA
- a CDS encoding Gfo/Idh/MocA family protein — MLTALPDPTIYLPGTGEPSLRWGIVGPGWIAGEFATSLSAHSAQRLVAVGSRSRDNAQAFAARYGIEHAVGSVEALVTHPEVDVVYVATPHSEHASIALAAIAAGKHVLIEKPITVTAREAREIFTAAETAGVLAMEAMWSRYLPQTSVLKALVEGGDLGDVRHVVADHGQQIIRPASHRMNDPEQGGGALLDLGVYPAQFITMVLGAPTSIEVRGSVTATGVDASAAVVSTHADGAVSQLYTSMLERTPTTATISGTRAFVEVDGPFYNPSTFTITAAAHGSPSVRWVDPTMLRGFAALSYEATALARFAGQGRNESPVHTHAETISIMELLETAREQVLTAAVPAPPQDLSAATPALGEAPAQEQGAN, encoded by the coding sequence ATGCTCACCGCCCTTCCCGATCCCACGATCTATCTGCCCGGCACAGGAGAGCCCTCCTTGCGCTGGGGCATCGTCGGTCCCGGATGGATCGCCGGAGAATTCGCGACGTCCCTGAGCGCTCACAGCGCGCAGCGTCTCGTCGCCGTCGGCTCCCGCTCGCGCGACAACGCACAGGCCTTCGCGGCCCGTTACGGGATCGAGCACGCCGTGGGCTCCGTCGAAGCTCTCGTCACGCATCCCGAGGTCGACGTGGTCTACGTGGCCACGCCCCACAGCGAGCACGCGTCGATCGCACTGGCTGCGATCGCAGCCGGCAAGCACGTGCTCATCGAGAAGCCGATCACCGTCACCGCTCGCGAGGCCCGAGAGATCTTCACGGCCGCGGAGACAGCAGGCGTGCTGGCCATGGAGGCCATGTGGTCCCGCTATCTCCCGCAGACCTCCGTACTGAAAGCCCTCGTCGAGGGCGGCGATCTCGGGGACGTGCGCCACGTCGTCGCAGACCACGGCCAGCAGATCATCCGGCCCGCCAGCCATAGGATGAACGACCCCGAACAGGGCGGGGGCGCTCTCCTCGACCTCGGCGTCTACCCGGCCCAGTTCATCACGATGGTCCTCGGCGCGCCCACATCGATCGAGGTGCGAGGCTCAGTCACGGCCACGGGGGTGGATGCGTCCGCTGCCGTGGTGTCGACGCATGCCGACGGCGCCGTCTCACAGCTCTACACCTCGATGCTCGAGCGCACCCCCACCACCGCGACCATCAGCGGAACCCGTGCGTTCGTAGAGGTCGATGGCCCCTTCTACAACCCCTCGACCTTCACCATCACCGCTGCAGCCCATGGCTCACCGTCCGTGCGCTGGGTGGATCCCACGATGCTGCGCGGGTTCGCCGCGCTCTCCTACGAGGCCACCGCACTCGCCCGCTTCGCGGGCCAAGGCCGGAACGAGTCCCCAGTGCACACGCACGCGGAGACGATCTCGATCATGGAGCTTCTCGAGACTGCACGGGAGCAGGTCCTCACCGCCGCCGTTCCTGCGCCTCCACAGGATCTCAGCGCCGCCACTCCCGCGCTCGGCGAAGCACCCGCACAGGAACAGGGTGCCAACTGA
- a CDS encoding 3-keto-disaccharide hydrolase, producing MTAPWRSLFDGASLDGWFPAPRSYGSVYPGGPSVLGSGLGFPADYNERAEEHPAVWSVEDGAIVGRQDPEAPGWGGYLVSEESFGDFELELEMRPDWPADTGVMIRRARDTWEGLQILVDHRRSGSIGGVYGNGIGGFHGVPFAVDALLDDAGRPVGLQEQDPAESVEPITEAKRAMLTRAGDAGEFLAAWRWRGWNSLRIVCEGTPPHVTTWVNGVMVAEIDCASFAYPGYDAEKVWSTLGPRGHIAFEVHDNDPGMGEERWGRGAVCRWRDIRIRER from the coding sequence GTGACCGCACCTTGGCGCTCGCTCTTCGATGGGGCCTCACTGGATGGATGGTTCCCCGCACCACGCAGTTATGGATCCGTGTACCCCGGAGGTCCGTCCGTCCTCGGCTCAGGACTCGGGTTCCCGGCGGACTACAACGAGAGAGCCGAGGAGCACCCGGCCGTGTGGTCGGTGGAGGACGGTGCGATCGTCGGGCGACAGGACCCGGAAGCCCCGGGATGGGGCGGCTACCTGGTCAGCGAGGAGTCATTCGGGGACTTCGAGCTGGAGCTCGAGATGCGTCCGGACTGGCCCGCCGACACGGGCGTGATGATCCGTCGGGCACGAGACACCTGGGAGGGCCTCCAGATCCTCGTGGACCATCGTCGGTCCGGCTCGATCGGGGGCGTGTACGGCAACGGAATAGGTGGTTTCCACGGCGTCCCCTTCGCCGTCGACGCCCTTCTCGACGACGCGGGGCGACCTGTCGGGCTCCAGGAGCAGGACCCGGCCGAATCGGTCGAGCCCATCACCGAGGCGAAGCGCGCCATGCTGACCCGGGCCGGCGATGCGGGTGAATTCCTCGCCGCCTGGCGATGGCGGGGGTGGAACAGTCTGCGCATCGTGTGCGAGGGGACTCCCCCGCACGTCACCACGTGGGTGAACGGCGTGATGGTCGCGGAGATCGACTGCGCATCGTTCGCCTATCCCGGCTACGACGCGGAGAAGGTCTGGTCGACGCTCGGTCCTCGCGGGCACATCGCCTTCGAGGTGCACGACAACGATCCCGGGATGGGCGAGGAGAGATGGGGGCGGGGTGCGGTCTGTCGCTGGCGCGACATCCGTATCCGCGAACGCTGA
- a CDS encoding MFS transporter produces the protein MATWPSTQITPPATAAPPAGGGSEKEVGWGFLAALGIAQFGIYVAILSPVYVSLQLKAQEMNPENPAVVLGIALPLGSLGAIIGNPLFGMLSDRTRTRFGRRRPWLIGGILTLIIGLVAVAAAPTILVLTLAWLLCQLGSNAAYSSLMASFADNVPAVRRGRAASILGLAQNVSILAGTYAAVLLVANLPLLFVLPGLVGLICVIVFVIIAPDRLPVQRPEPLSLRVLLGTFWTNPLVHRDFGLAWWSRFLITLATFLFTTYRLLYMQDHLGMEPAAAVGAVANGVLIYTIGLMAATAVSGWASDRLRRRKVFVAGSTLVFGAGLVLLAFAQTVTTFYLAELVMGIAYGVYVAIDYALVVDVLPDPEHPGKDLGVFNIASALPQSFAPALGALLLSVGGGGNYPVLLWGAGAVALIGVVVVLPIRTVR, from the coding sequence ATGGCCACCTGGCCCAGCACCCAGATCACCCCGCCTGCCACCGCAGCACCGCCCGCAGGAGGTGGCTCGGAGAAAGAGGTGGGGTGGGGCTTCCTCGCCGCGCTCGGCATCGCCCAGTTCGGGATCTACGTGGCGATCCTGTCTCCCGTGTACGTGAGCCTGCAGCTGAAGGCCCAGGAGATGAACCCTGAGAATCCTGCGGTGGTGCTCGGCATCGCCCTGCCTCTCGGTTCGCTCGGTGCGATCATCGGCAATCCGCTCTTCGGGATGCTCAGCGATCGCACGCGCACACGGTTCGGGCGTCGTCGCCCCTGGCTGATCGGCGGCATCCTCACCTTGATCATCGGCCTCGTCGCCGTCGCCGCGGCACCGACGATCCTCGTGCTCACTCTGGCGTGGCTTCTGTGCCAGCTGGGCTCGAACGCCGCCTACTCCTCACTGATGGCCAGCTTCGCCGACAATGTTCCCGCGGTGCGCCGGGGTCGGGCCGCGAGCATCCTCGGCCTTGCACAGAACGTCTCGATCCTCGCCGGCACCTACGCCGCCGTGCTGCTGGTGGCCAACCTGCCTCTGCTGTTCGTGCTTCCGGGCCTCGTTGGACTCATCTGCGTCATCGTCTTCGTCATCATCGCCCCCGATCGTTTGCCGGTGCAGCGACCCGAGCCGCTCTCCCTGCGGGTACTGCTCGGCACGTTCTGGACGAACCCCCTGGTCCACCGCGACTTCGGCCTCGCGTGGTGGTCGCGCTTCCTGATCACCCTGGCGACCTTCCTGTTCACCACGTACCGCCTCCTGTACATGCAGGACCACCTCGGTATGGAACCCGCGGCCGCCGTGGGCGCAGTAGCCAACGGAGTGCTGATCTACACGATCGGGCTGATGGCGGCCACGGCAGTCTCCGGCTGGGCGTCCGATCGGCTTCGGCGGCGAAAGGTCTTCGTCGCGGGGTCGACCCTCGTCTTCGGTGCGGGCCTCGTGCTGCTCGCTTTTGCGCAGACGGTGACGACGTTCTACCTCGCCGAGCTCGTCATGGGCATCGCCTACGGAGTCTATGTGGCGATCGACTACGCACTCGTGGTGGACGTCCTGCCGGACCCGGAGCATCCCGGAAAGGACCTGGGGGTCTTCAACATCGCCAGTGCGCTTCCGCAGTCCTTCGCGCCCGCGCTCGGTGCGCTGTTGCTGAGCGTGGGCGGTGGCGGGAACTATCCGGTTCTGCTCTGGGGTGCGGGTGCCGTCGCGTTGATCGGCGTTGTCGTCGTGCTGCCGATCCGCACCGTGCGCTGA
- a CDS encoding heme-degrading domain-containing protein has product MAPGSASLDIQALETEERELVLPRFSPEDAWALGVLTQSIAAEAGHGVVLDIRRPNLLLFRAVLPGATPDQQAWADRKAAVTLRLESSSALVDARLSAAGVDPASIGWLDEHYAVTGGSFPIRVRDVGVVAAITASGLSSQEDHDLVVSGLRAHLNTNVETHPGQ; this is encoded by the coding sequence ATGGCCCCCGGATCCGCTTCTCTCGACATCCAGGCCTTGGAGACCGAGGAGCGGGAGCTCGTGCTGCCCCGCTTCAGCCCGGAGGACGCGTGGGCGCTCGGCGTGCTCACCCAGAGCATCGCAGCGGAAGCCGGCCACGGCGTGGTGCTCGACATCCGGCGGCCCAACCTCCTCCTGTTCCGCGCGGTGCTGCCCGGTGCAACCCCGGACCAGCAGGCGTGGGCCGACCGCAAGGCCGCGGTCACGTTACGTCTGGAATCCTCGAGCGCGCTGGTCGATGCACGGTTGAGTGCTGCCGGCGTAGACCCCGCATCGATCGGCTGGCTGGATGAGCACTACGCAGTCACCGGGGGGTCCTTTCCGATCCGAGTGCGAGACGTCGGCGTGGTGGCTGCGATCACCGCCTCCGGGCTTAGTTCGCAAGAGGATCATGACCTCGTCGTCTCGGGCCTGCGGGCGCATCTCAACACCAATGTGGAGACCCATCCGGGACAGTAG
- a CDS encoding Gfo/Idh/MocA family protein produces the protein MIRIGILGAAGIAPQALVRPARRRSDLQVLAVAARSLSSARSFASEHDIPRAYEGYPALLADPDIDLVYVALPPALHAGWSIEALRAGKHVLCEKPFAMDAEQARGAVAIARERGLHLIEAFHDHYHPVIAELLSIIGSGALGRITRLDASFTADNPYSPTSIRHVPELGGGALMDLGCYPAHWIRTLAATEPIVERATHEANPLGADLTIDADLRIPDGPMAGSAAHLHASMAPGVAFAAPVEITGERGMLRIDNLVLPHRGHSITSMIGGVSRTWTVAGRETYDHELDAVVTALSTGRPADTEQGDIVATMELLDAIYAKARVARPPSSEKTPSYAVTGTCTRSGASAAVEGDRR, from the coding sequence GTGATCCGCATCGGAATCCTCGGCGCGGCTGGCATCGCTCCGCAGGCGCTCGTCCGTCCCGCCCGGCGCCGTTCGGACCTCCAGGTCCTCGCGGTCGCCGCGCGGTCTCTCTCCTCTGCCCGGTCCTTCGCGTCGGAGCACGACATCCCGCGGGCGTACGAGGGGTATCCGGCTCTCCTCGCAGACCCCGACATCGACCTGGTCTACGTGGCACTTCCGCCGGCGCTGCACGCGGGATGGTCGATCGAGGCTCTCCGCGCAGGCAAGCACGTGCTGTGCGAGAAGCCGTTCGCCATGGACGCGGAGCAGGCGCGCGGAGCCGTGGCCATCGCACGCGAGCGCGGGCTCCATCTGATCGAGGCGTTCCACGATCACTACCATCCGGTGATCGCCGAGCTCCTTTCGATCATCGGCTCCGGCGCACTGGGCCGCATCACCCGCCTCGATGCCTCCTTCACCGCCGACAACCCCTACTCCCCCACATCGATCCGACATGTCCCCGAGCTGGGCGGCGGCGCCCTGATGGACCTGGGCTGCTATCCCGCGCACTGGATACGTACGCTCGCGGCGACGGAACCCATCGTCGAGCGCGCGACCCATGAGGCCAATCCGCTCGGCGCGGACCTCACGATCGATGCGGATCTGCGCATCCCCGACGGGCCGATGGCCGGCTCCGCCGCGCATCTCCACGCAAGCATGGCGCCCGGAGTCGCTTTCGCAGCACCCGTAGAGATCACGGGTGAACGCGGCATGCTGCGCATCGACAATCTCGTGCTCCCCCATCGCGGGCACAGCATCACCTCGATGATCGGCGGCGTCAGCCGGACATGGACCGTCGCCGGGCGGGAGACGTACGACCACGAGCTGGACGCCGTGGTCACCGCCCTCTCCACGGGGCGCCCCGCCGATACCGAGCAGGGCGACATCGTCGCGACGATGGAGCTCCTGGATGCGATCTACGCGAAGGCTCGCGTGGCGCGGCCGCCGTCGTCGGAGAAGACCCCGTCGTACGCCGTGACGGGCACGTGCACGAGGAGCGGAGCCTCCGCGGCAGTCGAAGGAGATCGACGGTGA
- a CDS encoding LacI family DNA-binding transcriptional regulator → MKDIADHLGVSRQLVSLVLRGAEGPSAESRERILTAARDLGYRPNASARLLRQGATRTIGVAFSLHNSFQADVVERMFARAAEHGYTVVTEPRGPGRDTETVTRELIEQRVEALAVFNPEPGTEVLDSARSAVPVVLLGQWSEDTTLDTVHVDERAGLRRVVDHLLALGHRQITYLGGAAGGTVGADRAEAYGEAMAAVGLEARADVVDAGFDEEAGASAARSVLGRDEWPTAIVCGSDHAAAGALAVLARAGVRVPEEMSVVGFDDNRLAELSYHQLTTVHQDVEETVDATLSIMLDRLHGGHPPEEATPGRAAREGRRQVTSARLVVRQSTASPRPRPTA, encoded by the coding sequence ATGAAGGACATCGCCGATCATCTCGGTGTGTCCCGTCAACTGGTGTCGCTCGTGCTGCGCGGCGCCGAAGGGCCGAGCGCGGAGTCCCGGGAACGGATCCTGACGGCCGCCAGGGATCTCGGGTACCGCCCGAACGCCTCGGCCCGGCTGCTCCGGCAGGGCGCTACCCGCACGATCGGAGTGGCCTTCTCCCTGCACAATTCGTTCCAGGCCGACGTGGTGGAGCGGATGTTCGCCCGAGCAGCTGAACACGGGTACACGGTGGTCACCGAACCTCGCGGACCAGGACGGGACACCGAGACGGTGACCCGGGAGCTCATCGAGCAGCGGGTCGAAGCTCTGGCCGTGTTCAATCCCGAGCCCGGAACGGAAGTGCTCGACTCCGCGCGGAGCGCAGTTCCCGTCGTCCTCCTCGGGCAGTGGTCCGAGGACACCACCCTGGACACGGTGCACGTCGACGAGCGGGCCGGCCTGCGTCGGGTCGTCGACCACCTGCTTGCGCTCGGCCATCGGCAGATCACGTATCTGGGAGGCGCAGCCGGAGGCACCGTGGGAGCCGATCGCGCCGAGGCATACGGAGAGGCCATGGCTGCCGTCGGCCTGGAAGCTCGAGCAGATGTCGTCGATGCAGGATTCGACGAGGAAGCGGGAGCTTCGGCGGCGCGCAGTGTGCTGGGCCGAGACGAATGGCCGACCGCGATCGTGTGCGGCAGCGACCATGCCGCCGCAGGCGCTCTCGCTGTACTGGCACGGGCCGGGGTGAGGGTTCCTGAGGAGATGTCGGTCGTCGGTTTCGACGACAACCGCTTGGCCGAGCTGTCCTATCACCAACTCACCACGGTCCACCAGGATGTCGAGGAGACAGTGGACGCGACACTCTCGATCATGCTCGATCGGCTCCACGGCGGGCACCCACCGGAAGAGGCCACTCCCGGTCGTGCCGCTCGAGAGGGGAGGCGCCAGGTGACGTCGGCGAGACTGGTGGTGCGTCAGAGCACAGCTTCACCTCGCCCCCGCCCCACAGCCTGA
- a CDS encoding sugar-binding transcriptional regulator, which produces MLSPSQRDRLADAAELYWGRDLKVEAVGRELGVSRSTVSRMLAQARAEGVVEFLIHRDPDSPAIRRQELEDRFGIQAVIADVPADASDAARRLAVGREAAGLLLGLVQPDSTLAVTWGSTIEAVSSQLTHRRVRGLHVVQMHGSGNVASLGKNYGTVILDRFGGAFGADVHLFPVPAIFDSAQTRRLMWQEGSIRRTLAMRAGAQILLTSVGVPDTDHPSRLYESGFLTAGDVEELARERTVGNLASIFFRADGSTDGIAVNDRSTGMPFDEVRRIPVRLFVAAEAGKTEALRAALTAGLVTHLVVDSTTARELVAGE; this is translated from the coding sequence ATGCTCAGTCCGTCCCAGCGCGATCGTCTGGCAGACGCCGCCGAGCTCTACTGGGGCCGCGATCTGAAGGTCGAGGCCGTGGGCCGGGAGCTCGGCGTCTCGCGGTCGACCGTCTCGAGGATGCTCGCGCAGGCCCGCGCCGAGGGCGTCGTCGAGTTCCTCATCCACCGCGACCCCGATTCTCCCGCGATCCGCCGCCAGGAGCTCGAGGACCGCTTCGGCATCCAGGCCGTCATCGCCGACGTCCCCGCCGACGCGAGCGACGCCGCCCGCCGCCTCGCCGTGGGGCGCGAGGCCGCCGGACTGCTGCTGGGCCTCGTCCAGCCCGACTCCACCCTGGCCGTCACCTGGGGCTCCACCATCGAGGCCGTCTCCTCGCAGCTCACCCACCGCCGCGTGCGCGGGCTGCACGTGGTCCAGATGCACGGCTCGGGCAACGTCGCGAGCCTCGGCAAGAACTACGGCACGGTGATCCTGGACCGCTTCGGCGGCGCCTTCGGGGCCGACGTCCACCTGTTCCCCGTGCCCGCGATCTTCGACTCCGCCCAGACCCGCCGCCTGATGTGGCAGGAGGGCAGCATCCGACGCACGCTCGCCATGCGCGCGGGCGCCCAGATCCTGCTGACCTCCGTGGGCGTCCCCGACACCGACCACCCCAGCCGCCTCTACGAATCAGGCTTCCTCACCGCGGGGGACGTCGAGGAGCTCGCGCGCGAGAGGACCGTCGGGAACCTCGCCTCGATCTTCTTCCGGGCCGACGGCTCGACCGACGGCATCGCCGTCAACGACCGCTCCACAGGCATGCCCTTCGACGAGGTGCGCCGCATCCCCGTGCGCCTCTTCGTCGCCGCCGAAGCCGGCAAGACCGAGGCCCTGCGCGCTGCCCTGACGGCCGGGCTCGTCACGCACCTGGTCGTGGACTCGACGACCGCGCGGGAGCTGGTGGCGGGGGAGTAG
- a CDS encoding TolB family protein, with amino-acid sequence MTPRTLADGQHSRIHIVDVDSGETTLVLESSEILFEAPNWSLDGESLYVNGDGSLFKILLAGSSEPERIDHGELPALNNDHVLDPDGEHVFVSCEDGHIHRAPLAGGSAVRITNEDGRLHFLHGVSPDGAELAYIGLTADEDGTWSPPNVFTIPTTGGEDTQLTDDRFPDDGSEYSPDGTWIYFNSERASTVPGHAQIFRMRRDGSGIEQLTFDERVNWFPHVSPDGARLAYVSFPPGTEGHPPDLDVFVRTCAADGSGVRDVAHVLGGQGTMNVHSWAPDGSRLAYVDYPVETEDRP; translated from the coding sequence ATGACCCCTCGCACCCTCGCCGACGGGCAGCATTCACGTATCCACATCGTCGACGTCGACTCGGGCGAGACCACACTCGTCCTCGAGTCGTCCGAGATCTTGTTCGAGGCGCCGAACTGGTCGCTCGACGGAGAGTCGCTCTACGTGAACGGTGACGGCTCCCTGTTCAAGATCCTGCTCGCCGGTTCCTCGGAACCCGAGCGGATAGACCACGGTGAGCTGCCCGCCCTGAACAACGACCACGTCCTCGACCCTGACGGCGAGCATGTCTTCGTGTCCTGCGAGGACGGGCACATCCATCGGGCGCCTCTTGCAGGCGGGTCGGCAGTCCGCATCACGAATGAGGACGGCCGCCTCCACTTCCTGCACGGGGTGAGCCCCGACGGCGCAGAGCTCGCGTACATCGGCCTCACGGCCGACGAGGACGGCACCTGGTCCCCGCCCAATGTGTTCACGATCCCCACCACCGGAGGCGAGGACACCCAGCTCACCGATGACCGCTTCCCCGACGACGGCTCCGAGTACTCCCCCGACGGCACCTGGATCTACTTCAACTCCGAGCGGGCGAGCACAGTCCCCGGTCACGCGCAGATCTTCCGCATGCGCCGGGACGGGTCGGGGATCGAGCAACTGACCTTCGACGAGCGCGTCAACTGGTTCCCCCACGTCTCCCCCGACGGCGCACGTCTCGCCTACGTCAGCTTCCCTCCCGGCACGGAGGGGCATCCGCCGGACCTCGACGTCTTCGTGAGGACCTGCGCCGCCGACGGCTCGGGGGTGCGGGACGTCGCGCACGTGCTGGGCGGACAGGGCACGATGAACGTGCACAGCTGGGCGCCCGACGGCTCTCGGCTCGCCTACGTCGACTACCCGGTGGAGACGGAGGACCGGCCGTGA